The nucleotide window TTCTTATGCTCCATGTAATACAAGATTTTCCCTGCCACATGAATCTtgatctatctttttttttttttttttttttgggtacgCTTGTATTAATTGTTGAAGCATTTTCAGTCTGAACTTTTGTGATGGTAAATCCTCACAGAAGCCACAGCGACCTTACAGTATGGTGGCGATTCTTTcttggtgttttgtttttgttctgtttttgtttttttttagcaatctTATTCTGCTCTGGAAGTAACAGTGTTTTTTTCTGCTACAGGTCTGAATCGCCAAAAGTTTACAGCGGCCTCAACAGTAAGGTGAGAAATAATTGATGTATGGTTCTGTGGTTGGGGCTTGCGGTTGACCCTGTAAAATACCCTCAGTTCACCTTTTGTCTCCTCAGCTGGATAAACTTCTTGGTGATATCCTTGCGTGTCTTGGTTCCCGCTATACCGGCTCCTATGACAATGAACTCCTTGAAGTACTTTCGCCACTCCTCTGTGCCACATTCCTTCACAAAAATAAATCTTTCAGGAATCAAGTGACGCAGTTCTGGAATGGGTCATTTGCCAAGGCCGCTGTGCTGGTTTATCCAGAGGAGTTGAAGTACGATATTCACAGTTATCATTTGTGTAAAGTTGTGCGTGTGTATGTTGGTTGGAAATAATTGGAAAACAGAGCTGTGTAGAGTGTGGGGCTGCATGGTTATATACAGCTCATGATGGATATGGAGTATGTAGATCAGGTTTCTCTAACTTGTTCTCTCTTTGAGCAGACCCGTTTTAAGCCAAGTTAAGAAGAAAACGCCAATTCTGTTGCCCGGCTTCACCTACTCAAATCCAGTGGAAGAATCAAGCGGTGGTTATTCTGATAATGTAAGTTTAGCATAGGGGATaatctgatcactgggggtccaacCAACAGGACCTGCATGATCCTGGGAACTTGATCACCCGAATGGAGAGAGCCTGCGCAGCTACTGTGGCCTGTGCTCTGTTCATTCTCTCTCTATGGGGCCACTGGACTTAGAAGTCAGGTGTTCAGCTGCTCCATAGGTAATGATAGGAGCATTGAGTGCTCTATTCATTGCAGGGCAACTTATTGGAGCACCCCCTTACTTTGTTTTTAATATGTATTTTGGCTTCCAATGTAGCTGGACAGCTTAGAGTTGGCAACAAAAATTAGTGGAATAGAAGTGAAGTCTGCAGGAAAAAGAGAATCCCTTCTAGCCAAAGCTGAAGAGGTTAAAGATAAAGGAACTCCAACTAAAGCAGCACAAGCGAGGGTAAGAGATGCCGCCTTGTTTTGGTTTCATTTTGACAAGTCTTTGCATGactttatgggaattgtagttacaacagctggagggctacagtttgacacccctggtcagCTTATTAAAAGTTTCACTAATAGTTAAGTGTGAACTGGATGTGTGTCTATAGATAAAGTTGATGGCTCAATGTATCCGCAAGGGTTGTGGGATTTTATGTTGTAATCTTAATGACAAAGATGTATTTTGCTTCCTTTTAGTTGAAGCTGGATTTTAATTCTCCAAACACAAAGAAGAAACTTTTAGAAGAGGAACAATCTGTCGACTTTGTATTTATCCCTCCTGAAACAAAAGAGCGGGTTCTCACAGAACATCAGAAAGAAGTTCTCCGCACAAAAAGGTTTGTAACATGTTGGTATCCTTCcagttagagatgagagaattttacagtaataacaaagcataTAATTTCTTTATCTtggtctgcttatcagcctgctgtctTCTAGTGCCACTTCTCCCCGGGTTCcaagaaaagatggatccagtcctgggaaacttctcccatttttccagggctactggatccagcttttcccagttaGAAGCCacccggctgatgagcggattgcaaaaATGATAAAGCTCTTTGCTTTATCactgtaaatttactcatctctTCTTACATTGACCAGCTGGTTTGAAAGTTCATTGTGACCTTGTAGTAGGCCATAAAATCAGTTcaataaagtttgaaaaaaattatGGCTGGCTGGAAATATGTTTGCCCTGTTTCctgatgcttttttttccccaaaaaaactctttaaaggacaactcccacaaaaaatttttttagcttatttaacacacattacaaagttatataactttgtaatttggttaaatacccggtctggcccccttcccccactttcggacccccgacccccccgcccggaagttaaagaatatatacattacctattacgatcgtcacggtcttcttctcccgggcggcatctggtgacgacgacgtcagagccggggggcggtccgggtcttcttcctcctcggcgtcttcatagagagtgaatgggacggaaaaggctgctggtgcacatgcgcaccagcagccttttcattggctggagcgcatcacatggcttccagcttgctcagccctgattggctgaggttgctggaagccatgtgatgcgctccagccaatgaaaaggctgccggtgcgcaagcgcactggcagccttttccatccccaggacccggaagacaGACATCGCTGggcggcggtgacggtgaggcggacggcgggcgaatggagtggcgatcgtcaccggagggatggtgagtatggtgtctgtgtgtgtctgtggtttttttttttggggggggtcccgcgggagttgtcctttaatttctccccccccccccccaaaagtcttTTTATAGTTGAGTCTAATGAACATGAATATTTAAACTTTTCTCTGTTCTAGGGTGGACATACCGACAATGTACAACAATCTGGATGCATCTCAGGACACAACTATgtttacacagtatacacagagccaGGAAAACTCGCTGTGAGTGCTCTTATATTATGTTTGTTATGCATTACCTTGTATGTCTAGTAAGTCTCTCTAAATTTGTATTTCTCTCCACATTAGAGACAAAGTGGAAGTTTTAGATAATCCGAAAGAAGCTGCTCCTGAAGCAATGGTAGGTCTTCAGATGCCTCAAGGGGCATCTAACATTGCGTATAATACTGCACTATATATAATTTGttgtattatattattaaatatgtgtgtatgtaatatatacactgtTAAGTTTCCCTTGTGACGTAGAGCCATGTCTAAATACCTATATCATTTTTGCCTACATGTTTTATGTATATGATCAAAAATAAGCATTTCAGACACTTGTATATCCACTGAATATTTAATTGAATATCTAATGGGTGAAAATCCCAGAGGTGGCACCTGTAGCTATCTGTACAACACGCTCCCCTTTGACCTTATCTGCATTGGTTCTAGAGGCTAGCTTGCAGATAGGTGGAACCCACATTTATCATTCAGTAGTCATCTTGTGATGTTTGTTGCTATACCTTTTTACTAGAGTGTTTAGAgttattttgtttaatttttactTTGTATCTGCAGGTAAAAACTGAGCAAACTGAGACATCTGAAGCTGCATCTAAAGAGAAAACTCCGACTAAAGTTACAGATGTCGAAATGTTGGATGACAATGCAAAGGATGGCAAAACTGTGAATGATTCGTCAGTGTTTAACACATCCAATGAGTGTCAAAATACAACAAATGATGATCCAAATACATCAAACATAAGCAACGGTTCTTCAGACATGGTTTTAGGTACTCCTCCCCCACCTGTGAGCAGGAGGCAATCCTTTATTACTCTAGAAAAATTTGAAAGTCCAGGTTCATTTAGCCCCTTGGCAGACAAAAAGTTTAAGTCAAAAGAAGTTATTTTGGTTCCAGATAGTCAAGAAGCTGTGGAGACAACGGAAAAAGGCAAGAAAAATTCAgagaagaataaagaaaaaacttCTCAAACTCcagcagcaaaacaaaacaagaatGACGTTTCAAAGTCTGTAACTAAAAGGGAAACAAGATCGTCACAAGCCTCCGACCTCTCTGACAGTAAGATTTCCATATTCGGAGATGATAAAGAGAAGTCTAACAAGGAGTCGGCCAATGTTAGTGATAAAATGGAAGACAGTGACATTGTACCAGATACTCAACCTTCACAGCTGGCTGAGGAACCTGAGAAAGGAAAGACTGTAGCAGAAAGTAATATGGAAACCAAGGAAAACACTCCGCCAGACACTGACGTTAAAGCCCATAATAAGGGCAATGTTCTGAAACCTCTTACAAACCAGATTACCTTAAGACGTTCATCTCGGAGGCAGTCGGAAATATTAGATGCTGTTAAAAACGAGAATGACTCTGAAAAGAAAACCCAAACGAAAGAGGTGTCAAAAAAGACTACACCTGCGCGAGAGACTGCCAAAAAGCAGCAGAGTGAAACACTGCCGAAAAGTGAGAGTGAAGATGACCGGAATAAAGATGAAACTAAAGATGAACTTCCAGACTCTAATTCTAGCAAGGACAGTCAGGATAAAACAGTTCGGTCCCGTTACCAGACAAGACGATCCCTGCAAGCCGTGGTTCCTGCTGTTGACCATTCAGAGTCTGATAATTCGGAAGCTCTGGAAGGCTCTGTCAAGAAGAGGCGAAGGGGACGACCAAGAAGCACTGATAAACATGAAAAGCGTGAAAGCTCTCTGGAATCGCAACCTGAGGTGAAAGTTTCTTTGAAACGCCCAGAAGATTCCCCCAGTAACGAAAAAGTTGATAAATCTAACTTGGTCATACATGATAAAACGTATACCATAGTCTCAAAACATTCCCCCAGTAGCGAAAAAGTGGATAATTCTCACTTGGCGATAGATGATAAAACATATAACGTAGTCTCAAAAGATTCCCCCAGTATTGGAAAAGTGGATAATTTGCACTCTGTAATAGATGATAAAACGTATACCATAGTGTCGGATAATTCTACGTTGCTATCAAAGGGAGAGCCGGATGGGCATAGCCAACTGGAGAGAACAGAGAGCAATAAAACCTACGACATTGCTAAAAATGCTACCGAGGTTAGCAGTACCATGGGCAGTCTTATGACTGAACCCACCATTGGAGACTTCTCGACTGCCGTCTCTGATGTTTTTCAAAGTGACAGCTCGTCCCCTGATTGTCCCCATAAAAGGAGTAGGAGAATAAGAAGGTCCAAGAGTTGTGATTGTTGCTGTGAGTCCACGACTAAAGATGGGAAATCTGAGCATAAGAGCCACAAGAAGCACATGTTGCCCTCGATACAGCTGAATGATACTGTGTTCTCTGGGCCACGGGCTGTCAGCACTCCACTAGGGAATGGGCAAATGTTCTTTAAGACTGTCAGCGAGATCCAAACTGATACAGAATCAGAACAAGAGCAGACTATtgcccctttaagtgacagtaaCAATGAAACCCGTGACATAACACAAGTTTTTATTTCGGCCACAACACCTAAAGCTACTGAGGCATCTTCTGAAATTACTGCTGAAGAAACGGTTGTGGCTGGAAGTCCAAAGGAAGCAAAGTCAAAGTCTGTggttttggaaaacatggatggtgATGAAGGAATGGAGGTTGAAGTCCATTGTGAGACAACTTCCAAAACCTTTGATATGAAGGTGAATGATGGATGCCTAGTGGATGAGAAGCCTGAGGAGGAGATGGAAAATGCTCAGAATGTAATAGTAGATGAGGAGGATGGTAAAGAAGTAAACGACATTGGAGCTGAAGCTGTCTTAAATGGCGATGATGAAATTAAGGAAGCAAACGTTTCTGAAGACAAGGCTAAAATTGCGGACAAGGCTGATGAAGACAAAATAGTTCAAGCAGAGATCAGTTTTGTAAATGGGGAAGAAAATAAGGATTTACATGAAATAAATGTTGAAACAGTTTCTGAAGAGTGTGCTCAAACTATTGCTGAAGAGCATTCTGAAGCTATTGATGAAGAGCACACTAAAACCATTGCTGAAGAGCACACTGGAGCTATTGATGAAGAGCACGCTGGAGCTATTGATGAAGAGCACACTGAAACCATTGCAGAAGAGCACACTGAAACCATTGATGAAGAGCACACTGAAACCATTGATGAAGAGCATGCTCAGACAGTCGCTGAAACAGTCTCCGAAGAGCACGCTCGGACAGTTTCTGAGGTGTATGATCAGATCATCTCCAAAGACGAGAACAATGCTGGTGCTGCTCAGTCTGAGGTGGTGGTCCTGGATGTTATTTCTGATGGTGAGAAGGCTGCTGTGAGTCTTTCTTCTGCTACAGAGCAAAGTGAAGCATCAAAAACTGATGAGATAATGGTATTCGAGGATCTCGGTGAAGGACGTGCCAACATAGATTCTCCACCAAAAGTTAAAGGGTTGACTTTTATGGCTGTAGCGAACGACAGCCCAAGTGGAAGCCACTGTTGGTCTCCATCAGCGTCTCCTTCTACAAGTATTTTAAAGAAAGGGTTGAAGAGACCACAGGAAATAGAATCGCCCTCTCCAGTCAATAAGGTAAATGGCTTCAATCTTTGGTTGTCATTACAAGTTATTGGGGTGGTACACTGTGAACTCTTCCTGTCCTTATGACCTTGATAGAGCTCTCGTTGTTTAGATATAGGGAAGAGGAACCAAGAGTGGTCAGGTGGGGAGAAGCTGCAAAGTACTTCTTTTAAGGTCAAGTTCTCCCATCCACTTGACCTCTTGACATGTCACAGGTGCAGATCAGAACATCCATTTTGGTGACTGAAAAGCAGAAAACTGATGCTCATTGGCTCTATCATAGTGATTGCAGTTTTGTGACTCTCGTGTTTGTTTTCTTGCAGATACGGAGAGTATCCTTCGCTGATCCAATATATCAAGAAGGGCTGGCGGATGATATCGACCGCCGAAGCCCTGTCATTAGGAATAATTCTTCTCCATCTTCAAGAAGCTTAAAAATGTTAACTAGCAATCAGCAAAAGGTAAGCATTGCCTCCATTTCCGCACTCAAAAGGTTTATAAGACAAATTTTCCTGAAGATGCTggaacatttatgaagaccgccaGTCTCGCATAAGGCCCCATCCCCAATTTCcctgccggattcactaagaggcgcaaggCTGAACTTGACCCAGGGAAGCAGAGTTTTGGCCTTGATGTTATAGGGGGGCCGTGAGCGGTGGGGGTTCTTTTCCGTTTGAGTTTTGCATACTTTAATAACTGATCTGTATGTCACAGCAGTCATGTAATGCATTGTCACTTTTGATACcaaaggtgttttttttgttttgttttctgatGTGAATAATaagtttttgtttaaaaaaacaatggCATGAAGTCATTTAATAAAAGATCTATTTTACTGTATAGATTAACACCACTCCAACCAAAGGATTTGTGTCTCCTGGAGCCCGAGCACTTGGATTTAAAAGCTCAAAGAAAAGTTTGGTAAGTGGTCAATCTGTgaccctccttttttttttttttcctctcaattAAGGCTGATGTGACATCTTAATATTttagggtctgagtgtttagaccagaACAGATCAGGAGAAAGAGCTGGGAGAAGTCTCCAAGTTGCTATTCACTCCTCTATGCACTCTGTGTCTGTGAGCTGGACGGCTCTATAGACTGACTTTATGCTGCCATCCAGGCgacgtgacacagagctgggagaataCGCGCTTAGCATGGATGCCTTCCCACTCTGGTCAGTTTGAACACTCAGGCCCCAaagcaaaagtttttttctaatgactggtaggctttttttttttttttaaggaactaATCCCACTGAAGCTATAAATGTATTGCAATATGGACCCCCCACACTGTTTTCAGCTATATACATAATCACTATGAGCATTGCCTATATGGCTCAAAAATGTACTTTGTAAGTCACACCTATGTAGGCATGGGGGGGGCGTCCTCAGCTGCTAACCAGTTACGGCTGGCGAACATCTTTGGCAGTCACACCTCACCGGGACCTTCAGTGCTCTGTGATGCTACTGGTTCCTATATGCCGACTAGTTTGCAGCTCAGCTGAGGAGCGCCCCCATGCCTACATAGGTAGGATTTACAAAGTACGCTTTGGGCCGTATAAGCACCGCTTATAGCCATTACTTGTTGGGGGCCACATAGCAATGTATTTATAGCTGCAGGGGGGATTTTCGAGGGATTGCTTCCCATTAAATACATTTTAATAACATATGGTTACATTATAGATTTCAGAAATGACTAAAGAATCCATGCCTTCTCCAAAAGAAAGCGTCTACCCGGCCCTGATGAACTGCACCACTCCTATAGATGTCATATTACCCCAGATTACTTCCAATATGTGGTAAGATGCTGCTGAATATTAATAATTGAAGTGTCCCCCTGATAATCCATTTATATCTTAGGATAAAGCAGTCATTACAAACTTTTTGCTTCGGAGTCTAAATCATCTTTGTTCTGTAGGGCAAGAGGACTAGGTCAACTAATCCGTGCGAAAAATATCAAAACCATCGGTGATCTCAGCACCATGACCCCCAGTGAAATAAAAACTCTGCCCATCCGTTCTCCAAAGATTTCTACAGTGAAGAAAGCTCTGAGGGTCTACCATGAGCAGCAGGTAAGGGTTAACCCAGGACGTGCATATAACGTATGAATAGTTGTGTCTAGAGACAGACTAAGCTTGTATTTATTCTGATAGACAAAGTCTAAGGGTTACGATGAATTTGCTGTTCTCGATGAAGCCGAGAAACCACTTAATGGTGTCGATGAGAAACCGGTTTCCGCGGATGAAGAGAAGATTGAGACAGGTAATGTGACTTCTGTTGTATTATGTATTGGGGTCCTGAAGATTGTTGTGCTTCTCCTGCTGCTGGGGatgttttccttttattttatttatttatttttttatttttcaggggTCATTCAGTTGTTGTTGTATTCTTACatttctttttgtgttttccCTACTCCTAGATTTACCTGAAGCATCGGCTACACCATCTGCTATAGAAGAGTCATCCACTCCCGATCTGCTGACCCAGATCAATGCACTTTCCCTGCTGTTAACTCCAGAGGAGCTCTGCAAATATTCCGGAAGCCAGCTATTCGAGATGCAGGAAAAACTTGGCATGCTCTCCAATTGTGTCCTCCGCCATCTCCAGTCCCGGTGGAGGTCTCCCCCGCACGATGGTTCTGTCTAAGTCTCCTATGCTTTCTGGCTTTGAAGTCTTTCATGTTACGGGACTCTTTTTATTCCTATTTCTGGAGATACTTTTTATGAGACGGAGTAGATCTTCTT belongs to Dendropsophus ebraccatus isolate aDenEbr1 chromosome 9, aDenEbr1.pat, whole genome shotgun sequence and includes:
- the RIF1 gene encoding telomere-associated protein RIF1 isoform X3, which gives rise to MKKMAAVLDDSHLVPLLETLEDSSTSHTEKTDAYLSIANRLSGEDGKAFSALVGKQFSRLYKAFTTHIAHQHSDLNNAALQTLGFCVFNNMIASAISASEAQELLSTLNSIAVKAVDKNSCTRALWVISKQSFSPEEVGKVVPSILSTLENVLNKDVQSVVIAYEALNVIIRLLEQTPTQMTTEAVRWAKLVIPLVIHAAPKVRIRAATVLEIGVPLLLQKQPEVSAVTEQLMTSKIITELHKLFSSKNETYVLKLWPLFVKLLGKTLHRSGSFINSLLQLEELGFRSGTPAVKKIAFIAWKSLIDNFALNPDILCSSKRLKLLMQPLSSIHVRTEILALTKVEVWWYLLKRLGSQLPVHFEQVCLPLIQSALSVESSPTPLRATNQSLMASTPLQKGSFPFGSPATPKINLNSSLLATVAFPSVHLLGIEMMLHFLLGPEVETFAAQHKLVLSLEPLEHRLISSPSFFSKHVSTLLGAVQDGFITIGKDASGAVLHAVWKDMIEFVKAAMETGNKKERQGSEVLTCLLEALKNIIISDALQVEKCLCLLECTVKGLPQKVLASAAYQGTPALFLIQLHFHPALLEHGVTEERFFMNYETLVGYVFSGPTSPLAFSESVLQELNQGAKLLENKELLWRMWSILINPLTERINQTNEVNQGDALEHNFSALHSALMLPINHIFPVAEIPQPTMKTLMRTWSELYKTFSRCAALVTTTDENLCCEELCSRILAGLAEQALGLPLLDRLVQVITVILECVNFSPYSTKFQPKTKAPHTPTDWAKKKKAPLGNLHSVLKLLEKLVEGFHALCSDQSLIEASSSALTTIGSSIISCLSTCISHINLPSILRTVFSSLTKAISVFYAKTKSESPKVYSGLNSKLDKLLGDILACLGSRYTGSYDNELLEVLSPLLCATFLHKNKSFRNQVTQFWNGSFAKAAVLVYPEELKPVLSQVKKKTPILLPGFTYSNPVEESSGGYSDNLDSLELATKISGIEVKSAGKRESLLAKAEEVKDKGTPTKAAQARLKLDFNSPNTKKKLLEEEQSVDFVFIPPETKERVLTEHQKEVLRTKRVDIPTMYNNLDASQDTTMFTQYTQSQENSLDKVEVLDNPKEAAPEAMVKTEQTETSEAASKEKTPTKVTDVEMLDDNAKDGKTVNDSSVFNTSNECQNTTNDDPNTSNISNGSSDMVLGTPPPPVSRRQSFITLEKFESPGSFSPLADKKFKSKEVILVPDSQEAVETTEKGKKNSEKNKEKTSQTPAAKQNKNDVSKSVTKRETRSSQASDLSDSKISIFGDDKEKSNKESANVSDKMEDSDIVPDTQPSQLAEEPEKGKTVAESNMETKENTPPDTDVKAHNKGNVLKPLTNQITLRRSSRRQSEILDAVKNENDSEKKTQTKEVSKKTTPARETAKKQQSETLPKSESEDDRNKDETKDELPDSNSSKDSQDKTVRSRYQTRRSLQAVVPAVDHSESDNSEALEGSVKKRRRGRPRSTDKHEKRESSLESQPEVKVSLKRPEDSPSNEKVDKSNLVIHDKTYTIVSKHSPSSEKVDNSHLAIDDKTYNVVSKDSPSIGKVDNLHSVIDDKTYTIVSDNSTLLSKGEPDGHSQLERTESNKTYDIAKNATEVSSTMGSLMTEPTIGDFSTAVSDVFQSDSSSPDCPHKRSRRIRRSKSCDCCCESTTKDGKSEHKSHKKHMLPSIQLNDTVFSGPRAVSTPLGNGQMFFKTVSEIQTDTESEQEQTIAPLSDSNNETRDITQVFISATTPKATEASSEITAEETVVAGSPKEAKSKSVVLENMDGDEGMEVEVHCETTSKTFDMKVNDGCLVDEKPEEEMENAQNVIVDEEDGKEVNDIGAEAVLNGDDEIKEANVSEDKAKIADKADEDKIVQAEISFVNGEENKDLHEINVETVSEECAQTIAEEHSEAIDEEHTKTIAEEHTGAIDEEHAGAIDEEHTETIAEEHTETIDEEHTETIDEEHAQTVAETVSEEHARTVSEVYDQIISKDENNAGAAQSEVVVLDVISDGEKAAVSLSSATEQSEASKTDEIMVFEDLGEGRANIDSPPKVKGLTFMAVANDSPSGSHCWSPSASPSTSILKKGLKRPQEIESPSPVNKIRRVSFADPIYQEGLADDIDRRSPVIRNNSSPSSRSLKMLTSNQQKINTTPTKGFVSPGARALGFKSSKKSLISEMTKESMPSPKESVYPALMNCTTPIDVILPQITSNMWARGLGQLIRAKNIKTIGDLSTMTPSEIKTLPIRSPKISTVKKALRVYHEQQTKSKGYDEFAVLDEAEKPLNGVDEKPVSADEEKIETDLPEASATPSAIEESSTPDLLTQINALSLLLTPEELCKYSGSQLFEMQEKLGMLSNCVLRHLQSRWRSPPHDGSV
- the RIF1 gene encoding telomere-associated protein RIF1 isoform X2, encoding MAAVLDDSHLVPLLETLEDSSTSHTEKTDAYLSIANRLSGEDGKAFSALVGKQFSRLYKAFTTHIAHQHSDLNNAALQTLGFCVFNNMIASAISASEAQELLSTLNSIAVKAVDKNSCTRALWVISKQSFSPEEVGKVVPSILSTLENVLNKDVQSVVIAYEALNVIIRLLEQTPTQMTTEAVRWAKLVIPLVIHAAPKVRIRAATVLEIGVPLLLQKQPEVSAVTEQLMTSKIITELHKLFSSKNETYVLKLWPLFVKLLGKTLHRSGSFINSLLQLEELGFRSGTPAVKKIAFIAWKSLIDNFALNPDILCSSKRLKLLMQPLSSIHVRTEILALTKVEVWWYLLKRLGSQLPVHFEQVCLPLIQSALSVESSPTPLRATNQSLMASTPLQKGSFPFGSPATPKINLNSSLLATVAFPSVHLLGIEMMLHFLLGPEVETFAAQHKLVLSLEPLEHRLISSPSFFSKHVSTLLGAVQDGFITIGKDASGAVLHAVWKDMIEFVKAAMETGNKKERQGSEVLTCLLEALKNIIISDALQVEKCLCLLECTVKGLPQKVLASAAYQVANMDLLNGTPALFLIQLHFHPALLEHGVTEERFFMNYETLVGYVFSGPTSPLAFSESVLQELNQGAKLLENKELLWRMWSILINPLTERINQTNEVNQGDALEHNFSALHSALMLPINHIFPVAEIPQPTMKTLMRTWSELYKTFSRCAALVTTTDENLCCEELCSRILAGLAEQALGLPLLDRLVQVITVILECVNFSPYSTKFQPKTKAPHTPTDWAKKKKAPLGNLHSVLKLLEKLVEGFHALCSDQSLIEASSSALTTIGSSIISCLSTCISHINLPSILRTVFSSLTKAISVFYAKTKSESPKVYSGLNSKLDKLLGDILACLGSRYTGSYDNELLEVLSPLLCATFLHKNKSFRNQVTQFWNGSFAKAAVLVYPEELKPVLSQVKKKTPILLPGFTYSNPVEESSGGYSDNLDSLELATKISGIEVKSAGKRESLLAKAEEVKDKGTPTKAAQARLKLDFNSPNTKKKLLEEEQSVDFVFIPPETKERVLTEHQKEVLRTKRVDIPTMYNNLDASQDTTMFTQYTQSQENSLDKVEVLDNPKEAAPEAMVKTEQTETSEAASKEKTPTKVTDVEMLDDNAKDGKTVNDSSVFNTSNECQNTTNDDPNTSNISNGSSDMVLGTPPPPVSRRQSFITLEKFESPGSFSPLADKKFKSKEVILVPDSQEAVETTEKGKKNSEKNKEKTSQTPAAKQNKNDVSKSVTKRETRSSQASDLSDSKISIFGDDKEKSNKESANVSDKMEDSDIVPDTQPSQLAEEPEKGKTVAESNMETKENTPPDTDVKAHNKGNVLKPLTNQITLRRSSRRQSEILDAVKNENDSEKKTQTKEVSKKTTPARETAKKQQSETLPKSESEDDRNKDETKDELPDSNSSKDSQDKTVRSRYQTRRSLQAVVPAVDHSESDNSEALEGSVKKRRRGRPRSTDKHEKRESSLESQPEVKVSLKRPEDSPSNEKVDKSNLVIHDKTYTIVSKHSPSSEKVDNSHLAIDDKTYNVVSKDSPSIGKVDNLHSVIDDKTYTIVSDNSTLLSKGEPDGHSQLERTESNKTYDIAKNATEVSSTMGSLMTEPTIGDFSTAVSDVFQSDSSSPDCPHKRSRRIRRSKSCDCCCESTTKDGKSEHKSHKKHMLPSIQLNDTVFSGPRAVSTPLGNGQMFFKTVSEIQTDTESEQEQTIAPLSDSNNETRDITQVFISATTPKATEASSEITAEETVVAGSPKEAKSKSVVLENMDGDEGMEVEVHCETTSKTFDMKVNDGCLVDEKPEEEMENAQNVIVDEEDGKEVNDIGAEAVLNGDDEIKEANVSEDKAKIADKADEDKIVQAEISFVNGEENKDLHEINVETVSEECAQTIAEEHSEAIDEEHTKTIAEEHTGAIDEEHAGAIDEEHTETIAEEHTETIDEEHTETIDEEHAQTVAETVSEEHARTVSEVYDQIISKDENNAGAAQSEVVVLDVISDGEKAAVSLSSATEQSEASKTDEIMVFEDLGEGRANIDSPPKVKGLTFMAVANDSPSGSHCWSPSASPSTSILKKGLKRPQEIESPSPVNKIRRVSFADPIYQEGLADDIDRRSPVIRNNSSPSSRSLKMLTSNQQKINTTPTKGFVSPGARALGFKSSKKSLISEMTKESMPSPKESVYPALMNCTTPIDVILPQITSNMWARGLGQLIRAKNIKTIGDLSTMTPSEIKTLPIRSPKISTVKKALRVYHEQQTKSKGYDEFAVLDEAEKPLNGVDEKPVSADEEKIETDLPEASATPSAIEESSTPDLLTQINALSLLLTPEELCKYSGSQLFEMQEKLGMLSNCVLRHLQSRWRSPPHDGSV